Proteins encoded within one genomic window of Mesorhizobium sp. AR10:
- the leuC gene encoding 3-isopropylmalate dehydratase large subunit: MSAPRTLYDKIFDEHVVDRQDDGTCLLYIDRHLVHEVTSPQAFEGLRMTGRKVRHPEKTLAVVDHNVSTSPERKFGIKNEESRIQVEALAKNAKDFGVEYYSETDIRQGIVHIIGPEQGFTLPGMTIVCGDSHTSTHGAFGALAHGIGTSEVEHVLATQTLIQRKAKNMLVRVDGQLPEGVTAKDIILAIIGEIGTAGGTGYVIEYAGEAIRALSMEGRMTICNMSIEGGARAGLIAADETTFAYVKDKPRAPKGASWDAALAYWQTLQSDEGAHFDKVIVLDAAKLPPIVSWGSSPEDVVSVQGIVPNPDDITDENKRTSKQRALDYMGLTPGTKITDITLDRVFIGSCTNGRIEDLRAVAKVVEGKTVSPHVDAMIVPGSGLVKEQAEAEGLDKIFVAAGFDWREPGCSMCLAMNDDRLKPHERCASTSNRNFEGRQGFKGRTHLVSPAMAAAAAIAGHFVDIREWK, encoded by the coding sequence ATGAGCGCACCGCGCACCCTCTACGACAAGATATTCGACGAGCACGTCGTCGACCGCCAGGACGACGGCACCTGCCTGCTCTACATCGACCGTCATCTGGTGCATGAAGTCACCAGCCCGCAGGCTTTCGAAGGCCTGCGCATGACTGGCCGCAAGGTCCGGCATCCGGAAAAGACGCTGGCCGTGGTCGACCACAATGTCTCGACCTCGCCCGAGCGCAAGTTCGGCATCAAGAACGAGGAAAGCCGCATCCAGGTCGAGGCGCTGGCGAAGAACGCCAAGGATTTCGGCGTTGAATATTATTCCGAGACCGATATCCGCCAGGGCATCGTCCACATCATCGGCCCGGAGCAGGGTTTTACGCTGCCCGGCATGACCATCGTCTGCGGCGATAGCCACACCTCGACGCACGGTGCTTTCGGCGCGCTGGCGCATGGCATCGGCACGTCGGAAGTCGAGCATGTGCTGGCAACGCAGACGCTGATCCAGCGCAAGGCCAAGAACATGCTGGTGCGCGTCGACGGACAATTGCCGGAAGGTGTCACCGCCAAGGACATCATCCTCGCCATCATCGGCGAGATCGGCACCGCCGGCGGCACCGGCTACGTCATCGAATATGCCGGCGAGGCGATCCGTGCGCTGTCCATGGAAGGCCGCATGACCATCTGCAACATGTCGATCGAGGGCGGTGCACGCGCCGGCCTGATCGCAGCCGACGAGACGACCTTCGCCTACGTCAAGGACAAGCCGCGCGCGCCCAAGGGCGCGTCGTGGGATGCCGCACTTGCCTATTGGCAGACGCTGCAGTCCGACGAGGGTGCACATTTCGACAAGGTGATCGTGCTCGACGCGGCGAAGCTGCCGCCGATCGTCTCCTGGGGCTCGTCGCCCGAGGACGTCGTCTCGGTGCAGGGCATCGTGCCGAACCCGGACGATATCACCGACGAGAACAAGCGCACCTCCAAGCAACGCGCGCTCGACTATATGGGCCTGACGCCGGGCACCAAGATCACCGATATCACGCTCGACCGCGTCTTCATTGGCTCCTGCACCAATGGCCGCATCGAAGACCTGCGCGCCGTCGCCAAGGTGGTCGAAGGCAAGACAGTCAGCCCGCACGTCGATGCGATGATCGTGCCGGGCTCCGGGCTGGTCAAGGAACAGGCGGAAGCCGAAGGCCTCGACAAGATCTTTGTCGCCGCCGGCTTCGACTGGCGCGAGCCGGGCTGCTCGATGTGCCTTGCCATGAACGACGACCGGCTGAAGCCGCATGAGCGCTGCGCCTCGACCTCGAACCGCAATTTCGAGGGCCGTCAGGGTTTCAAGGGCCGCACCCATCTGGTGTCGCCGGCCATGGCGGCGGCGGCGGCGATCGCCGGCCACTTCGTCGACATTCGCGAGTGGAAATAA